Proteins encoded in a region of the Pieris napi chromosome 5, ilPieNapi1.2, whole genome shotgun sequence genome:
- the LOC125049879 gene encoding uncharacterized protein LOC125049879, with product MGNTKSAQGNEPQANDEKSKSAHSQGFGQLYAAEIENFREKPCCRIFLKILFIILAAITIIQSIVVIAVSITSAIASKVFTQEQSSRLVALILLAITAAVTISVVIYTLVAVLKKKKKPVHATTTTMIILAVLQAVIVGVCMRVTVEDEVLLNRSLVDSFRLAKDENSRHMKLWAATQNDLSCCGVYSAEDYRRSNIPPYFPPDVPISCCPGYDPTRSDLLQEKERESCKAKREFHVSGCKTPVLAMFKFTCALVLMNVIVLIVLELLVAFSGVLHLKNKHNVKPDNMEQVAVAPIPMPRASLSSGKPKSVSST from the exons ATGGGGAACACTAAGTCGGCTCAAg GAAATGAGCCGCAGGCGAACGATGAAAAATCGAAATCCGCCCACAGCCAGGGCTTTGGCCAACTATATGCAGCGGAAATAGAGAATTTCAGAGAGAAACCATGCTGCAGGATTTTCCTCAAGATTCTCTTTATCATCCTCGCCGCCATAACCATT ATTCAATCCATTGTTGTAATAGCAGTGAGTATCACATCAGCCATAGCTTCAAAGGTCTTCACTCAAGAGCAGTCCAGCCGCCTTGTGGCGTTAATATTACTCGCAATCACGGCTGCAGTGACCATATCTGTGGTAATCTATACCTTGGTCGCGGTgttaaagaagaagaagaaaccTGTTCATGCG ACCACGACAACGATGATAATATTAGCGGTATTACAAGCGGTGATTGTCGGGGTGTGCATGAGGGTGACAGTGGAAGATGAGGTTCTGCTGAACCGTTCCCTTGTGGACTCCTTCCGGCTGGCCAAGGACGAAAACTCGAGACATATGAAGTTATGGGCTGCAACACAGAATgat CTCAGCTGCTGTGGAGTTTACAGTGCAGAGGACTACAGGCGTTCGAATATCCCGCCCTATTTCCCCCCGGACGTGCCAATATCCTGCTGTCCAGGATATGACCCTACACGCTCAGACCTTTTACAGGAGAAAGAAAGAGAGTCATGTAAAGCAAAAAGAGAATTCCATGTAAGCGGATGCAAGACACCAGTGCTTGCAATGTTCAAATTCACCTGTGCATTGGTGCTAATGAATGTTATcgtattaattgttttagag CTTCTGGTAGCCTTCTCCGGAGTactacatttgaaaaataaacataatgtgAAACCAGATAACATGGAACAAGTAGCTGTGGCCCCTATACCTATGCCACGAGCTTCACTAAGTTCAGGGAAACCGAAATCTGTAAGCTCAACATGA
- the LOC125049881 gene encoding uncharacterized protein LOC125049881, giving the protein MTLKITQFGLKIALFFLRFPVKAVPPEYCLYKLNTSDCQGTPTPVFSYYKPGSRCEIEIWRGCPTYNKFDNEYLCSHYCIYNFLKPTLTTPMVSYDGAEQCSHSVTQTCKSGPQNIAYTFNETKQECLPLIWGECKTPNIFKEKDECIDTCTGDWKNEVLNLTEDEFEDIDEVLSNFMTPNTTTAKKLKLLDEINSTSPMKTTKEETTLEMTTPVSVVTEESTTKEVTTEEVTTEEVTNEVVTIEEVTTTQATTEKLTPEIETEKPTTEESTVTTTVPTSTRRIRTRGTDYVSEVQLPD; this is encoded by the exons ATGACCTTAAAAATTACTCAGTTTGGTTTGAAAATTGCTTTATTCTTTTTAAGATTTCCAGTAAAAGCCG TGCCACCAGAATATTGTCTCTATAAACTGAACACCAGTGATTGTCAGGGAACTCCTACACCAGTTTTCTCCTACTACAAACCAGGATCCAGATGTGAAATAGAGATATGGAGAGGATGTCCCACCTACAACAAATTTGACAATGAGTATTTGTGCTCTCATTATTGCATTTACAACTTTTTAAAACCTACTCTTACTACTCCTATGGTGAGCTATGATGGAGCAG aacagTGTTCGCACTCCGTTACTCAGACTTGCAAGTCCGGTCCACAGAACATTGCATACACATTCAACGAAACGAAACAAGAATGTTTACCCCTGATCTGGGGAGAATGCAAAACacctaatatttttaaagagaaAGACGAATGCATCGACACCTGTACGGGTGATTGGAAAAATGAAGTGCTTAATCTGACAGAAGATGAGTTCGAAGATATAGACGAAGTTCTGTCGAACTTCATGACGCCTAACACAACAACtgcgaaaaaattaaaattattggatGAAATTAATTCCACCTCACCAATGAAAACGACCAAGGAAGAAACTACTCTCGAAATGACTACACCAGTATCAGTAGTAACTGAAGAATCAACGACTAAAGAAGTCACAACAGAAGAAGTGACAACAGAAGAAGTCACAAATGAAGTAGTAACAATAGAAGAAGTTACAACTACGCAGGCAACTACCGAAAAACTGACCCCAGAAATAGAAACAGAAAAACCTACTACAGAAGAGTCTACAGTTACAACGACGGTACCAACGAGTACACGAAGAATTAGGACGAGGGGTACAGATTATGTGAGTGAAGTACAGTTACCAGATTAG